Proteins encoded in a region of the Haloarcula sp. CBA1129 genome:
- a CDS encoding NAD+ synthase — translation MATAESIVRADDPLDLSFSEAELDAHRDHITSFIEEQVDAAGVDTVVLGLSGGIDSTLVSHLAVEALGRDAVHGLVMPSEVNRVDNMSDAERVANDLLGIEYDVIEINPLVDAFLDAYPDAEGDQLAVGNLRVRCRAVLNYLVGNHEQALVLGTGNRSEALVGYYTKYGDGAVDCHPIAPLYKQQVRQLAKHIGVPDDLAEKTASAEMWAGQTDADEMGMDYDTLDSILALHIDGGVPAAATAERLGVPLDVVETVREMYESSAHKRAMPPGPDPLY, via the coding sequence ATGGCAACGGCCGAATCCATTGTCCGTGCGGACGACCCGCTTGACCTGTCGTTCTCTGAGGCTGAACTAGACGCCCACCGCGACCATATCACATCGTTCATCGAGGAGCAGGTCGACGCCGCCGGTGTCGATACAGTGGTGCTGGGACTCTCTGGTGGTATCGACAGTACGCTCGTCTCGCATCTGGCTGTCGAAGCGCTTGGCCGTGACGCCGTTCACGGGCTTGTGATGCCCAGCGAGGTCAACCGCGTGGACAACATGAGCGACGCCGAACGGGTGGCTAACGACCTGCTCGGCATCGAGTACGACGTTATCGAAATCAATCCGCTGGTCGACGCATTCCTCGACGCCTATCCCGACGCCGAGGGTGACCAGCTCGCCGTCGGTAATCTCCGGGTTCGCTGCCGAGCGGTACTGAACTATCTGGTCGGCAACCACGAGCAGGCGCTGGTACTGGGCACCGGCAACCGCAGCGAGGCGCTGGTCGGCTACTACACGAAGTATGGCGACGGCGCAGTCGACTGCCATCCTATCGCACCGCTGTACAAACAGCAGGTCCGGCAGCTGGCGAAACACATCGGCGTCCCCGATGATCTCGCCGAAAAGACCGCTAGCGCCGAGATGTGGGCCGGTCAGACTGATGCCGACGAAATGGGGATGGACTACGATACGCTCGACTCTATCCTTGCCCTGCATATTGACGGCGGCGTCCCCGCGGCTGCAACAGCGGAGCGGCTCGGTGTCCCGCTCGATGTCGTCGAGACTGTCCGCGAGATGTACGAATCGAGCGCCCACAAGCGGGCGATGCCGCCGGGGCCGGACCCGCTGTACTGA
- a CDS encoding DUF5808 domain-containing protein codes for MAEKPQSGTLFGVPYNFERPSLKRLVSAYWKPNEDMLVEKPFGIGYTLNLANWRSWVVLAVAGVMLYLERGGSDEEFEAESEDEPVEVVVD; via the coding sequence ATGGCAGAAAAACCCCAGTCGGGAACGTTGTTCGGCGTGCCGTACAACTTCGAACGACCGAGCCTCAAACGGTTAGTGTCGGCGTACTGGAAGCCGAACGAGGACATGCTGGTCGAGAAACCCTTCGGCATCGGCTACACGCTGAACCTTGCGAACTGGCGCTCGTGGGTCGTGCTGGCAGTCGCTGGCGTGATGCTGTATCTCGAACGCGGCGGCAGCGACGAGGAGTTCGAGGCCGAGAGCGAGGACGAACCGGTCGAAGTCGTCGTCGACTGA
- a CDS encoding methyl-accepting chemotaxis protein, with amino-acid sequence MLTDPVGQYKTVIRESLDLFGVSGSVERKVLAAVGLQFAASVALAVVSLVASGTVRFVVTGVLLAGAIVAFANTVFITREDFVEPVTAMAAGADHIASGELDVELPESERDDEVAELLSSFRSMQSYLLTVSRQADALSRQEFDADVLDEDVPGTFGQSLEKMAASMDDYTTELQEMTSDLERRSQALNNLVVAFGDAAEQAKDGDLTATIDKDFEADDEQFDAVVENYNDLVTTLGETVATVAAFAEDVDETSDHVTRSVEEIDDASDEISRSIQEISAGASQQATRHDDVASEMNTLSATVEEIAATAENAAGTAEKATQRGREGRADAEQAIDELDEMEARIDDIAVAVESLVDQISEIDDIVEVITDIAEQTNMLALNASIEAARADGSGDGFAVVADEVKTLAEETRDAATDVSDRIEAVQHEASETVSDVEATNQQVTDSVATIESALRDFEDIVDVLGEVNASIQEISGATAEQAETTQEVVDMVDEVAAVSEQTNEESEAVAAAAEEQTATITEVTTEVQEMAAQTDELREVLAEFDVAGDAAGPSRTVSTATVTTADD; translated from the coding sequence ATGCTCACAGACCCGGTCGGACAGTACAAAACGGTGATACGTGAATCACTGGATCTCTTCGGCGTCTCTGGTTCCGTCGAACGGAAGGTGCTCGCAGCCGTCGGGCTGCAGTTTGCCGCTTCGGTTGCACTGGCAGTTGTCTCTCTTGTCGCCAGCGGGACCGTCCGGTTCGTCGTTACGGGGGTGTTGCTCGCTGGCGCTATCGTCGCGTTCGCCAACACGGTGTTCATCACTCGCGAAGACTTCGTCGAACCCGTCACAGCGATGGCCGCGGGTGCGGACCACATCGCGTCCGGCGAACTCGACGTGGAACTGCCCGAGAGCGAGCGCGACGACGAAGTCGCCGAACTGCTCTCATCGTTCAGGTCGATGCAGTCCTATCTGCTGACGGTGTCCCGGCAAGCCGACGCGCTCTCCCGGCAGGAGTTCGACGCCGATGTTCTCGATGAGGACGTACCCGGAACCTTCGGCCAGTCGCTGGAGAAGATGGCCGCCAGTATGGACGATTACACGACCGAACTACAAGAGATGACCAGCGACCTCGAACGACGGTCACAGGCGCTTAACAACCTCGTCGTCGCCTTCGGTGACGCCGCCGAACAGGCGAAAGACGGGGATCTGACGGCCACTATCGACAAGGATTTCGAGGCCGACGACGAGCAGTTCGACGCCGTCGTCGAGAACTACAACGACCTCGTGACGACGCTCGGAGAAACGGTTGCCACCGTCGCTGCGTTCGCAGAGGACGTCGACGAGACGAGCGACCACGTCACCCGGAGCGTGGAAGAGATCGACGACGCGAGCGATGAGATTTCCCGCTCGATACAGGAGATTTCGGCAGGGGCCAGCCAGCAGGCGACCCGCCACGACGATGTCGCCTCGGAGATGAACACGCTGTCTGCCACCGTCGAGGAGATCGCCGCGACTGCCGAAAACGCCGCCGGGACCGCTGAAAAGGCGACACAGCGAGGCCGAGAGGGGCGTGCGGACGCCGAGCAGGCCATCGACGAACTCGACGAGATGGAGGCCCGGATCGACGACATCGCCGTTGCGGTCGAGAGTCTGGTCGACCAGATCAGCGAGATCGACGACATCGTCGAGGTAATCACGGACATCGCCGAGCAGACCAACATGCTTGCGCTGAACGCCTCCATCGAGGCGGCCCGCGCGGACGGCAGCGGTGACGGGTTCGCCGTCGTGGCCGACGAGGTGAAGACGCTCGCCGAGGAGACTCGCGACGCCGCGACGGACGTGTCGGACCGCATCGAGGCGGTCCAGCACGAGGCCAGCGAGACTGTCAGCGACGTAGAGGCGACGAACCAGCAGGTGACCGACAGCGTCGCGACCATCGAGTCTGCGCTCCGGGACTTCGAGGACATCGTCGACGTGCTCGGCGAAGTCAACGCCTCGATTCAGGAGATATCGGGTGCCACCGCCGAGCAGGCAGAGACCACGCAGGAGGTCGTCGATATGGTCGACGAGGTCGCGGCAGTGAGCGAGCAGACCAACGAAGAGTCCGAGGCCGTCGCCGCCGCAGCAGAGGAACAGACTGCGACGATTACCGAAGTGACCACCGAAGTACAGGAGATGGCAGCCCAGACCGACGAGCTGCGTGAGGTGCTTGCGGAGTTCGACGTTGCGGGGGACGCGGCCGGGCCGTCGAGAACGGTCTCCACAGCCACCGTAACGACGGCTGACGACTAA
- a CDS encoding enoyl-CoA hydratase/isomerase family protein, translated as MVQTTSRDGIRTLTLDRPDQRNALTSAALRDLEAAVEAATEQVLYLRGAGEAFCAGADLDEVKALDSESAEAFAALGQRVAQTLESYDGAVVAGIDGAARGGGVELALACDIRVATPDATLAETGVKLGLFGAWGGTARLPDIVGTGEALDIALSGRTLDAETALRMGLVSRITTEPRAVAEELAGVDADALRVLKERMRDDADRETQERREQLAFADLNAKTE; from the coding sequence ATGGTACAGACCACGAGCCGCGATGGTATCCGGACCCTGACGCTCGACCGGCCCGACCAGCGCAATGCGCTCACCAGCGCGGCGCTGCGTGACCTCGAAGCGGCGGTCGAGGCCGCGACCGAGCAAGTGCTGTATCTCCGCGGCGCTGGCGAGGCGTTCTGTGCCGGTGCGGACTTAGACGAGGTGAAAGCGCTCGATTCAGAGAGCGCCGAGGCGTTCGCGGCGCTGGGCCAGCGGGTCGCTCAGACGCTCGAATCTTACGATGGAGCGGTCGTCGCCGGTATCGACGGCGCGGCGCGGGGCGGCGGTGTCGAACTGGCGCTGGCCTGCGACATTCGGGTGGCGACCCCCGACGCGACCTTGGCTGAAACCGGGGTCAAACTCGGCCTGTTCGGCGCGTGGGGCGGGACAGCGCGGCTCCCCGATATCGTCGGGACCGGCGAGGCACTGGATATTGCGCTTTCGGGCCGAACGCTGGACGCCGAGACGGCGCTTCGGATGGGCTTAGTCTCGCGGATTACCACGGAACCACGGGCTGTCGCCGAAGAACTAGCCGGTGTTGACGCGGACGCGCTTCGAGTCCTGAAAGAACGGATGCGAGACGACGCCGACAGGGAAACACAGGAGCGCCGCGAGCAGCTGGCCTTCGCCGACCTCAACGCGAAGACCGAGTAG
- a CDS encoding 30S ribosomal protein S27ae, whose amino-acid sequence MPHNEYYSDDGELDRETCPRCGDTVLAEHEDRQHCGKCGYTEWK is encoded by the coding sequence ATGCCACACAACGAGTACTACAGCGACGACGGCGAGCTCGACCGTGAAACCTGCCCCCGGTGCGGCGACACCGTCCTCGCCGAGCACGAGGACCGCCAGCACTGCGGCAAGTGCGGCTACACCGAGTGGAAGTAA
- a CDS encoding AAA family ATPase: MDAPLWTETHAPELSEIRQPKAREHLQGAIEEPMNLLVHGPKGSGKTAAVRAFAREVHENPDADFTELNMADVFGMTKKEVANDPRFASFIDSKRRRESSKADLINHVLKESASYSPVSGSYKTILLDNAEGMREDFQQALRRVMEQYYEATQFVIATRQPSAVIPPIRSRCFPVVMREPTHEETASVLEDIVTAEGVDHDDDGIEYVAGYAEGDLRTAVLAAQTTAEAEGEVTMDAAFETLNAVEADDQVEQMVEAAEDGRFTDARSTLDDLLVDEGYGASDILDDVLEVARSRYSGDQLAEIHQLAGETDMALVDAANERIHLSHLLAQLGER, from the coding sequence ATGGACGCGCCGCTGTGGACGGAGACACACGCCCCGGAGTTGTCGGAAATCCGCCAGCCGAAGGCCCGTGAACACCTGCAGGGAGCCATCGAGGAGCCGATGAATCTGCTGGTCCACGGGCCGAAAGGGAGCGGAAAGACGGCCGCTGTCCGGGCCTTTGCACGGGAGGTCCACGAGAACCCCGACGCGGACTTCACGGAACTCAACATGGCCGACGTGTTCGGCATGACGAAAAAGGAAGTCGCCAACGACCCGCGGTTCGCGTCGTTCATCGACAGCAAGCGACGCCGTGAGTCCTCGAAGGCCGACCTCATCAACCACGTCCTCAAAGAGTCCGCCAGCTACTCACCGGTGTCGGGCAGCTACAAGACCATCCTGCTTGACAACGCCGAGGGGATGCGCGAGGACTTCCAGCAGGCACTGCGTCGGGTGATGGAGCAGTACTACGAGGCGACACAGTTCGTCATCGCGACGCGCCAGCCCTCGGCGGTTATCCCGCCGATCCGCTCGCGGTGTTTCCCGGTCGTGATGCGCGAGCCGACCCACGAGGAGACGGCGTCGGTACTGGAGGACATCGTCACTGCGGAGGGCGTCGACCACGACGATGACGGCATCGAGTACGTCGCCGGCTACGCAGAGGGGGACCTGCGGACAGCGGTGCTGGCCGCCCAGACGACTGCCGAAGCCGAGGGGGAGGTGACGATGGACGCGGCTTTCGAGACTCTGAACGCCGTCGAAGCCGACGACCAAGTCGAGCAGATGGTCGAGGCGGCCGAAGACGGGCGGTTTACCGACGCACGGTCAACGCTGGACGACCTGCTCGTCGACGAGGGGTACGGTGCGTCCGACATCCTCGACGACGTGTTGGAAGTGGCCCGGTCGCGCTACTCCGGGGACCAACTGGCCGAGATCCACCAACTGGCCGGCGAGACGGATATGGCGCTCGTCGACGCGGCGAACGAGCGAATCCACCTCTCGCACCTCCTCGCACAGCTGGGCGAGCGGTAA
- a CDS encoding TrkA family potassium uptake protein — translation MKFVIVGYGRVGIRTARILQSEGHEVVIVDNDPVKVERATETGFETIQGDGNEESVLIDAGIETADAIGGLTGDLNTNFTACMIGKEFGCRTVLRIDADYREEIYEKYAADVDEIIYPERLGAAGAKTALLGGDFNVLADLTEQLSVASIRIPDGSPFVGKRVVEVELPGDAHIYAHGKDHEPMTIPLPQTEIEPGDSVAIMADPGGLDDIRATLRGDASA, via the coding sequence ATGAAGTTCGTTATCGTTGGCTATGGCCGCGTCGGCATCCGGACCGCACGGATTCTACAGAGCGAGGGCCACGAGGTTGTTATCGTCGACAACGACCCTGTAAAGGTCGAACGAGCCACGGAAACCGGGTTCGAGACTATTCAGGGTGACGGCAACGAGGAGAGCGTTCTCATCGATGCCGGCATCGAAACCGCGGACGCTATCGGCGGCCTCACGGGCGACCTGAACACGAACTTCACGGCCTGTATGATCGGCAAGGAGTTCGGCTGTCGGACCGTCCTCCGGATCGACGCCGACTACCGCGAGGAGATTTACGAGAAGTACGCCGCCGACGTGGACGAGATTATCTACCCCGAGCGGCTGGGTGCGGCCGGTGCGAAGACGGCACTGCTTGGAGGCGATTTCAACGTCCTCGCCGACCTGACCGAACAGCTCTCCGTCGCGAGTATCCGTATTCCAGACGGCTCACCGTTCGTCGGGAAACGGGTCGTCGAGGTGGAGCTTCCCGGCGACGCCCATATCTACGCCCACGGAAAGGACCACGAACCGATGACGATTCCGCTCCCGCAGACTGAAATCGAACCCGGCGACAGTGTCGCGATTATGGCCGACCCCGGTGGGCTGGACGATATCCGGGCGACGCTCCGGGGCGACGCATCAGCCTGA
- a CDS encoding non-canonical purine NTP pyrophosphatase — translation MLNFVTTNPGKVREATEYLDDEVEQFDFDYPEVQADDLKTVAAEGARAAYRAADGPVIVDDAGLFIDAFDGFPGPYSSYVEDTVGVERVWRMTEPEDDRGAAFKTVIAYCDGDGFEATPDPGGIDRDDRRGQDLSADDRGAATTDEQVHDGSAEKRSETAPVKLFEGRVPGEIVAPRGEGGFGFDPIFEHDGTTFAEMSTEQKNAISHRGRALAKFAEWYGER, via the coding sequence ATGCTCAATTTTGTCACGACCAATCCCGGGAAGGTCCGGGAGGCGACAGAGTATCTCGACGACGAGGTCGAACAGTTCGACTTCGACTACCCGGAAGTCCAAGCTGACGACCTGAAAACGGTCGCGGCCGAGGGAGCGCGGGCGGCCTACCGAGCGGCGGACGGGCCTGTCATCGTCGACGACGCGGGGCTGTTCATCGACGCCTTCGACGGGTTCCCCGGGCCGTACTCCTCTTACGTCGAGGATACCGTCGGCGTGGAGCGTGTCTGGCGCATGACCGAGCCGGAGGACGACCGTGGCGCGGCGTTCAAGACGGTCATCGCCTACTGCGACGGCGATGGGTTCGAGGCGACGCCGGACCCGGGCGGTATCGACCGCGATGACCGGCGCGGACAGGACCTGTCGGCCGACGACCGCGGCGCAGCGACGACGGACGAGCAGGTCCACGACGGGAGCGCGGAGAAGCGCAGCGAGACAGCGCCGGTGAAGCTGTTCGAAGGGCGCGTGCCCGGCGAAATCGTCGCGCCGCGGGGCGAGGGTGGCTTCGGCTTTGACCCTATTTTCGAGCACGATGGGACAACGTTCGCGGAGATGAGCACCGAGCAGAAGAACGCGATCTCCCACCGTGGGCGGGCGCTGGCGAAGTTCGCGGAGTGGTACGGTGAGCGGTAG
- a CDS encoding DUF3105 domain-containing protein: protein MVDCEYCAESFDGDDAYLDHLADAHDGELGAIDRRRVKEHTGGEASNSLPVGAIVIGIVVVFAIGLTAYVTQLSGDGGGSDADLVGTAGAQPLSAVEASGVEASSLDDTGDSDRLADVEQFPDRGNNHVEQGSAIDYQRVPPLSGTHYAETADAGFYEATPLLGSLVHTLEHGAVIVYYDPAEISPEARQSLREFSSVHTGTWRSVVAVPNPNDDPRATYVVTGWQHELTMDNYDAETVHAFLSEYLGRGPENPVR from the coding sequence ATGGTCGACTGTGAGTACTGCGCGGAATCGTTCGACGGCGACGACGCCTATCTCGACCACCTCGCCGACGCCCACGACGGCGAACTAGGTGCAATTGACCGTCGGCGCGTCAAGGAACACACCGGAGGGGAGGCCAGCAACTCTCTCCCGGTCGGAGCGATCGTCATCGGCATCGTCGTCGTGTTCGCTATCGGGCTCACAGCGTACGTGACCCAGTTGAGTGGCGACGGCGGTGGCAGCGACGCGGACCTCGTCGGGACGGCGGGCGCACAGCCGCTTTCCGCAGTCGAGGCTTCCGGGGTCGAAGCATCGTCACTGGACGACACCGGCGACAGCGACCGACTGGCCGACGTCGAGCAGTTCCCGGACCGGGGGAACAACCACGTCGAACAGGGCAGTGCCATCGACTACCAGCGCGTCCCGCCACTCTCCGGGACACACTACGCGGAAACGGCGGATGCGGGCTTCTACGAGGCGACGCCGTTGCTCGGTTCGCTCGTCCACACGCTCGAACACGGCGCGGTCATCGTCTACTACGATCCCGCGGAGATCTCGCCTGAAGCCAGACAGAGCCTTCGGGAATTTTCAAGCGTCCACACTGGAACGTGGCGAAGCGTCGTCGCCGTCCCGAACCCCAACGACGACCCGCGGGCGACGTACGTTGTGACTGGATGGCAACACGAGCTAACGATGGACAACTACGACGCAGAGACCGTCCACGCGTTCCTTTCGGAGTATCTGGGTCGCGGCCCGGAGAATCCGGTCCGCTAA
- a CDS encoding 30S ribosomal protein S24e produces MDIDIIEEDENPMLHRTDVRFEVVHDEATPSRLSVRDSLAATLNKDAEEVVIHKLDTKFGMRKTVGYAKVYDNPEYARDVEQDHMLERNKIVADGEEEAEEA; encoded by the coding sequence ATGGATATCGACATCATCGAAGAAGACGAGAATCCCATGTTGCACCGCACGGACGTCCGGTTCGAGGTCGTCCACGACGAAGCCACCCCCTCCCGTCTCTCTGTCCGCGACTCTCTTGCGGCCACGCTGAACAAGGATGCCGAGGAAGTCGTCATCCACAAGCTCGACACCAAGTTCGGCATGCGGAAGACGGTCGGCTACGCGAAGGTCTACGACAACCCCGAGTACGCCCGCGACGTCGAGCAGGATCACATGCTCGAACGCAACAAGATCGTCGCCGACGGCGAAGAGGAAGCGGAGGAAGCATAG
- a CDS encoding bifunctional N(6)-L-threonylcarbamoyladenine synthase/serine/threonine protein kinase has product MRILGIEGTAWAASASVFETPDPARVTDDDHVFIETDAYAPDSGGIHPREAAEHMGEAIPTVVETAIEHAHERAAGGGANAGGESGPPIDAVAFARGPGLGPCLRIVATAARAVAQRFDVPLVGVNHMVAHLEVGRHRSGFDSPVCLNASGANAHILGYRNGRYRVLGETMDTGVGNAIDKFTRHIGWSHPGGPKVEQHARDGEYHELPYVVKGMDFSFSGIMSAAKQAVDDGVPVDDVCRGMEETIFAMLTEVSERALSLTGADELVLGGGVGQNDRLQRMLGEMCEQRGAKFYAPENRFLRDNAGMIAMLGAKMYAAGDTIAIEDSRIDSNFRPDEVSVSWRGAEESVDSYRTTDKEVQGAEATVRFDGARVIKERVPRSYRHPTLDDRLRTERTRQEARLTSEARRNGVPTPLVRDVDPQEARIVFQRVGDADLREGLSESRVTDVGRWLARIHNAGFVHGDPTTRNVRVGSRDGHPDRTVLIDFGLGYYTQEAEDHAMDLHVLAQSLAGTADDPETLLSAAEDAYRTESDHADAVFDSLDDIEGRGRYQ; this is encoded by the coding sequence ATGCGTATTCTGGGTATCGAAGGTACCGCCTGGGCAGCCAGTGCTTCGGTGTTTGAGACGCCGGACCCAGCGCGGGTAACCGACGACGACCACGTTTTCATCGAAACTGACGCCTACGCGCCAGACAGCGGCGGTATCCATCCGCGCGAGGCCGCCGAGCATATGGGCGAGGCCATCCCGACCGTCGTCGAGACGGCCATCGAGCACGCACACGAGCGGGCGGCCGGTGGCGGCGCAAACGCTGGCGGCGAAAGCGGCCCGCCAATCGACGCCGTTGCCTTCGCTCGCGGCCCGGGGCTCGGGCCCTGCCTGCGTATCGTCGCCACAGCAGCCAGAGCGGTCGCCCAACGCTTCGACGTGCCGCTGGTCGGCGTGAACCACATGGTCGCCCACCTCGAAGTCGGGCGGCACCGCTCGGGCTTTGACTCGCCGGTCTGTCTGAACGCCTCGGGCGCGAACGCCCACATTCTGGGCTACCGGAACGGCCGCTACCGCGTCCTCGGTGAAACGATGGACACCGGCGTCGGCAACGCTATCGACAAGTTCACCCGTCACATCGGCTGGTCCCATCCCGGCGGGCCGAAAGTCGAACAGCACGCCCGCGACGGCGAGTACCACGAACTGCCCTACGTCGTCAAGGGGATGGACTTCTCCTTCTCGGGCATCATGAGCGCCGCCAAGCAGGCCGTCGACGACGGCGTCCCAGTAGACGATGTCTGTCGCGGGATGGAGGAGACCATCTTCGCGATGCTGACGGAGGTCTCCGAGCGGGCGCTGTCGCTGACCGGCGCTGACGAACTGGTGCTTGGCGGCGGCGTCGGCCAGAACGACCGCCTCCAGCGGATGCTCGGCGAGATGTGCGAGCAACGCGGCGCGAAGTTCTACGCCCCCGAAAATCGTTTCCTGCGGGACAACGCTGGCATGATCGCGATGCTCGGTGCGAAGATGTACGCGGCCGGCGACACCATCGCCATCGAGGACTCCCGCATCGACTCGAACTTCCGGCCCGACGAAGTCTCCGTCAGCTGGCGCGGAGCCGAGGAGTCGGTTGACAGCTATCGGACGACCGACAAGGAAGTTCAGGGCGCGGAGGCAACCGTTCGCTTCGACGGTGCCCGCGTCATCAAGGAGCGCGTCCCGCGGAGCTACCGCCACCCGACGCTTGATGACCGCCTGCGGACCGAACGCACCAGACAGGAAGCGCGGCTCACCAGCGAGGCGCGCCGAAACGGTGTCCCGACGCCGCTAGTCCGGGACGTAGACCCACAGGAGGCCCGCATCGTTTTCCAGCGGGTGGGCGACGCCGATCTTCGCGAGGGACTGTCTGAGTCGCGCGTTACGGACGTGGGCCGCTGGCTCGCTCGCATCCACAATGCTGGCTTCGTCCACGGCGACCCGACGACGCGGAACGTCCGCGTCGGGAGCCGTGACGGTCACCCGGACCGAACCGTCCTCATCGACTTCGGCCTCGGCTACTACACGCAGGAGGCCGAGGACCACGCGATGGATCTCCACGTCCTCGCTCAGTCGCTCGCTGGGACTGCGGACGACCCCGAAACGCTGCTGTCGGCCGCCGAGGACGCCTACCGGACCGAGAGCGACCACGCCGACGCGGTGTTCGACAGTCTCGACGACATCGAAGGACGTGGCCGGTACCAGTAG
- a CDS encoding SDR family oxidoreductase: MSGSDVPVVGAGGTALITGASAGIGKALAQEFAARGHDVVLVARSEEKLAQLAKDLEKRGVTATPITMDLDRPGAAKELYDEVASRGLAIDVLVNNVGVGTYGPFAESDLSEERTQLRLNVMLPVELTRLFLDEFGDGGAVINVGSVAGFQPGPNLAGYYASKAYINSFSEALAEELRKTPVDVTVVCPGPVDTEFQERAGMADSAVGSVSTNTPRAVASAAYEGAAAGETVVIPRRSMRLIDRLVRVTPRWIVRRVAALVNRGR; encoded by the coding sequence GTGAGCGGTAGCGATGTGCCGGTCGTCGGCGCTGGTGGTACCGCTCTGATAACCGGTGCTTCGGCGGGTATCGGCAAAGCGTTGGCTCAGGAGTTCGCCGCACGCGGGCACGATGTGGTACTGGTCGCCCGGAGCGAGGAGAAACTGGCACAGCTTGCCAAGGACCTCGAAAAGAGAGGCGTCACGGCGACGCCGATCACGATGGATCTCGACCGCCCGGGGGCCGCCAAAGAGCTGTACGACGAAGTGGCTTCGCGCGGACTGGCTATCGACGTGCTCGTCAACAACGTCGGCGTGGGGACCTACGGCCCGTTCGCCGAAAGTGATCTATCGGAAGAACGGACACAGTTGCGTCTGAACGTCATGCTCCCGGTCGAACTGACCCGGCTGTTCTTAGACGAGTTCGGCGACGGCGGCGCGGTTATCAACGTCGGTTCGGTGGCCGGGTTCCAGCCCGGGCCGAACCTCGCAGGCTACTACGCGAGCAAGGCGTACATCAACAGCTTCAGCGAGGCGCTCGCCGAGGAGTTACGGAAGACACCGGTCGATGTAACAGTAGTCTGTCCCGGGCCGGTCGATACGGAGTTTCAGGAACGGGCGGGGATGGCGGACTCGGCGGTCGGATCAGTCAGCACGAACACGCCCAGAGCGGTCGCATCGGCGGCCTACGAAGGGGCCGCAGCCGGCGAGACTGTCGTCATTCCGCGCCGGTCGATGCGACTTATCGACCGGCTGGTCAGGGTGACGCCGCGGTGGATCGTCCGGCGCGTTGCAGCGCTGGTCAACCGGGGCAGGTAG
- the rnz gene encoding ribonuclease Z → MTMRVTFLGTSGAVPTTQRNTSSIFVNRDGDYLLFDCGEGTQRQMMRYGTGFAIDHLFVTHLHGDHVLGIPGLLQTWDFNERDRPIAIHTPAGTRGNIKQLIQANGTTPSFPVRINEVSAGDVVLDRPEYEIRAIETAHRCASVGYVLDEDDRKGKFDRGKAEEEFGIPPGPKYSKLHRGEAVEHDGETIQPEAVVGPSRPGRRFVYTGDTLPKESVIEASVDADLLVHDATFAEDRKERAKATAHSTAREAADVARQAGASTLVLTHISTRYAASADQLVAEARDAFDGEVVLAEDGMERRVEFPDADEY, encoded by the coding sequence ATGACTATGCGCGTGACGTTTCTGGGGACGAGTGGGGCCGTGCCGACGACCCAGCGCAACACGAGCAGCATCTTCGTCAATCGCGACGGCGACTACCTCCTCTTCGACTGCGGCGAGGGCACACAGCGACAGATGATGCGCTATGGCACCGGCTTCGCTATCGACCACCTGTTCGTCACGCATCTTCACGGCGACCACGTGCTCGGGATTCCGGGCCTGCTCCAGACGTGGGACTTCAACGAACGCGACCGCCCCATCGCCATCCACACGCCAGCGGGCACGCGCGGGAACATCAAGCAACTCATCCAAGCCAACGGGACGACACCATCGTTTCCCGTCCGAATCAACGAAGTGTCGGCCGGCGACGTGGTCCTCGACCGCCCGGAGTACGAAATCCGCGCTATCGAGACAGCCCATCGTTGCGCCAGCGTCGGCTACGTCCTCGACGAGGACGACCGGAAGGGGAAGTTCGACCGAGGGAAGGCCGAAGAAGAGTTCGGCATCCCACCGGGGCCGAAGTACTCCAAGCTTCATCGTGGAGAGGCCGTCGAACACGATGGCGAGACCATCCAGCCGGAGGCCGTCGTCGGGCCGTCCCGTCCCGGCCGGCGGTTCGTCTACACCGGCGACACGCTTCCGAAAGAGAGTGTCATCGAGGCAAGCGTGGATGCGGACCTGCTCGTCCACGACGCCACCTTCGCCGAGGACCGGAAAGAGCGGGCGAAGGCGACGGCCCACTCCACCGCCCGGGAGGCCGCCGACGTGGCGCGGCAGGCCGGTGCGTCAACGCTGGTACTGACCCATATCTCGACGCGCTACGCTGCGAGCGCCGACCAGCTCGTGGCGGAAGCCCGCGACGCGTTCGACGGCGAGGTCGTCCTCGCCGAAGACGGGATGGAGCGCCGCGTCGAGTTCCCGGACGCAGACGAGTACTGA